Proteins encoded together in one Anopheles darlingi chromosome 3, idAnoDarlMG_H_01, whole genome shotgun sequence window:
- the LOC125957679 gene encoding protein lethal(2)essential for life-like: MSIVPIFFRNWWDDEWDRPLWNSRLLDQHFGGGVTADDLLNVLSSVADTQNRRLQQSQQHRHPSGRYVRPWHSSCVANKRDSGSTVNVTNDKFQINLDVQQFAPEEISVKYVDKSLVVEGKHEEKQDEHGYISRHFVRRYTLPAGHNENQIESSLSSDGILTITCPRLAIEQKPEKTIPITQTGQPQKTIDQKKGEDKMES, encoded by the coding sequence ATGTCGATCGTACCGATTTTCTTCCGTAACTGGTGGGACGACGAGTGGGACCGTCCGCTGTGGAACTCTCGCCTGCTAGATCAACACTTTGGCGGGGGTGTAACGGCTGATGACCTTCTGAACGTACTATCTTCGGTGGCCGATACGCAGAACCGTAGATtgcagcaatcgcagcagcatcgccatccTTCAGGACGCTACGTTCGCCCGTGGCACAGTTCCTGTGTGGCCAACAAGCGGGACAGCGGCTCAACGGTGAATGTTACCAATGAtaaattccaaatcaacctGGATGTGCAACAGTTCGCCCCAGAGGAGATCTCGGTGAAATACGTGGACAAGAGCCTGGTAGTGGAAGGAAAGcacgaggagaagcaggacgaACATGGATACATCTCGCGCCACTTTGTGAGACGCTACACGCTGCCGGCTGGCCACAACGAAAACCAGATCGAATCCTCGCTTTCATCGGACGGTATCCTGACTATCACATGTCCTCGTCTGGCCATCGAACAGAAGCCGGAAAAAACGATTCCAATCACGCAAACTGGGCAGCCACAAAAGACCATCGATCAAAAGAAAGGGGAAGATAAGATGGAGTCATAA
- the LOC125957689 gene encoding cuticle protein 12.5-like — MFKIVALFAILAVASVSAKADPKPGVLAYAAPAAYVAAPAAYVAEGGAVYERTFHGNTAPLAYAAYAAPYPYAAAPLAYSAPYVAAAPAPAVLLK, encoded by the exons ATGTTCAAGATT GTTGCCCTGTTCGCCATCCTGGCTGTTGCCTCCGTGTCGGCTAAGGCTGATCCCAAGCCTGGTGTGCTGGCTtacgctgctcctgctgcctaTGTGGCCGCTCCGGCTGCATATGTGGCTGAAGGAGGCGCCGTTTACGAGCGTACCTTCCATGGAAATACGGCTCCTCTTGCCTATGCTGCCTATGCTGCCCCATACCCATATGCTGCCGCTCCTCTGGCTTACTCGGCCCCCTACGTCGCAGCCGCTCCCGCTCCCGCGGTGCTGCTGAAGTAA
- the LOC125957694 gene encoding protein lethal(2)essential for life-like, producing MSIVPIFFRNWWDDEWDRPLWNSRLLDQQFGKALTTDDLLNAFSSLVDSHNRRLQHRHPSGRYVRPWHSSCVANTRDSGSTVNVTNDKFQINLDVQQFAPEEISVKYVDKSLVVEGKHEEKQDEHGYISRHFVRRYMLPAGHNENQIESSLSSDGILTITCPRLAIEQKPERIIGITQTGEPLKTLGDQSKNEEKSQSTQELQHRHPSGRYVRPWHSSCVANTRDSGSTVNVTNDKFQINLDVQQFAPEEISVKYVDKSLVVEGKHEEKQDEHGYISRHFVRRYMLPAGHNENQIESSLSSDGILTITCPRLAIEQKPERIIGITQTGEPLKTLGDQSKNEEKSQSTVQANGQQEK from the exons ATGTCGATCGTACCGATTTTCTTCCGCAACTGGTGGGACGACGAATGGGACCGGCCCCTATGGAACTCTCGTCTACTGGATCAGCAATTTGGGAAGGCCCTAACAACTGATGATCTACTTAACGCCTTTTCCTCGCTCGTGGATTCGCACAACCGTAGATTGCAGCATCGCCATCCTTCAGGACGCTACGTTCGCCCGTGGCACAGTTCCTGTGTGGCCAATACACGCGATAGCGGCTCAACGGTGAATGTTACCAACGAtaaattccaaatcaacctGGATGTGCAACAGTTCGCCCCAGAGGAGATCTCGGTGAAATACGTGGACAAGAGCCTGGTAGTGGAAGGAAAGcacgaggagaagcaggacgaACATGGATACATCTCGCGCCACTTTGTTCGCCGTTACATGCTACCGGCTGGCCACAACGAAAACCAGATCGAATCCTCGCTTTCATCGGACGGTATCCTGACCATCACATGTCCTCGTCTGGCCATCGAACAGAAACCCGAGAGGATCATTGGAATCACTCAAACAGGAGAACCGTTGAAAACATTGGGCGATCAGtcgaaaaacgaggaaaaatcACAATCAACC CAAGA ATTGCAGCATCGCCATCCTTCAGGACGCTACGTTCGCCCGTGGCACAGTTCCTGTGTGGCCAATACACGCGATAGCGGCTCAACGGTGAATGTTACCAACGAtaaattccaaatcaacctGGATGTGCAACAGTTCGCCCCAGAGGAGATCTCGGTGAAATACGTGGACAAGAGCCTGGTAGTGGAAGGAAAGcacgaggagaagcaggacgaACATGGATACATCTCGCGCCACTTTGTTCGCCGTTACATGCTACCGGCTGGCCACAACGAAAACCAGATCGAATCCTCGCTTTCATCGGACGGTATCCTGACCATCACATGTCCTCGTCTGGCCATCGAACAGAAACCCGAGAGGATCATTGGAATCACTCAAACAGGAGAACCGTTGAAAACATTGGGCGATCAGtcgaaaaacgaggaaaaatcACAATCAACCGTACAAGCTAACGGCCAGCAGGAGAAATAA
- the LOC125957642 gene encoding collagen alpha-1(IX) chain-like, with translation MYQVDLKRLLVLSLCVVAVVRSQLDQSDEEEEEYEEGPCGRWRPGDVDLRSFDLIREFRLDQIEARSKYIHRRQGTNQYQTAYRFEKEANLTMRSIEAFPLGLPQQFSFECTYRIEDEGDSSWHLFEVTNEVQESQLAITLNPGRQILQIGLPATEGEQQIVEYHHTSLFDHRWHKIMLGVTNDYLNLWVDCRPVRDIEGNLNVPLQPRDRFDIADGYVSISRFAQTSVFEPESPVIDLQWMVMNCDPTRPARGNCDELPVYDVASLTANLPVGPTPPPPNCNAVCPPGYNGTDGRPGTPGLPGLPGVKGEAGRRGHPGPQGLEGPAGRSVVGPKGEKGSVGNGLPGLPGPKGEPGVAAAAEAALAGLPGPRGREGPPGPIGPPGVGVPGAKGERGESGRDGADGSKGDKGAAGETGLRGLPGLPGLPGAPGLRGLPGPPGEAGSGGGGAGNTEGAGTGGRYFENLMSYGHRGPVGYTGIPGERGAGGLRGPEGPAGQPGLPGVDGLPGPQGVAGQPGQVGSPGAPGLPGHSYTESDLQDICLAVLRSQLAELTEGLIGPPGPTGVPGKPGKPGLPGRPGEKGERGYPGFTGDRGIPGEPGHPGVAGPAGERGEQGLPGENGRDGVGIVGPVGPVGLPGLPGESVVGPQGRPGERGEPGRAGPPGVRGATGVPGVCPNDCYMAAAAAAQSFRANNQQTKGPNY, from the exons ATGTACCAGGTTGATCTGAAAAG ACTGCTGGTACTGTCCCTGTGCGTCGTAGCCGTTGTACGATCGC AATTGGATCAATccgacgaagaggaggaggaatatGAGGAGGGTCCGTGCGGTCGCTGGAGACCGGGCGATGTGGATCTCCGGTCGTTTGATCTGATTCGCGAGTTCCGGTTGGATCAGATCGAAGCGAGAAGCAAGTACATCCACCGACGGCAAGGCACCAACCAGTACCAGACGGCCTATCGGTTCGAGAAGGAGGCCAACCTtacgatgcgatcgatcgaggcaTTCCCACTCGGACTGCCGCAGCAGTTCTCCTTCGAGTGTACGTACCGCATTGAGGACGAGGGTGACTCATCGTGGCACCTTTTCGAGGTGACCAATGAGGTGCAGGAGAGCCAGTTGGCCATCACGCTTAATCCTGGACGTCAGATTCTACAAATTGGACTACCGGCCACGGAAGGTGAACAGCAGATCGTCGAGTACCATCACACgtcg CTGTTCGATCATAGGTGGCATAAGATCATGCTCGGCGTTACCAACGATTACCTGAACCTGTGGGTCGACTGTCGTCCAGTGCGTGACATCGAGGGTAATCTGAATGTACCGCTCCAACCGAGGGACCGTTTCGACATTGCCGATGGTTACGTGTCCATCTCTCGGTTCGCACAAACCTCGGTCTTCGAACCGGAATCGCCCGTCATCGATCTGCAGTGGATGGTGATGAACTGTGATCCGACCAGGCCAGCGCGTGGGAACTGTGATGAGCTGCCGGTGTACGACGTGGCATCACTGACGGCGAATCTTCCGGTCGGACCGACACCGCCACCTCCGAACTGCAATGCCGTCTGCCCACCGGGCTACAATGGAACGGAT GGACGACCAGGAACTCCAGGATTACCAGGCCTACCGGGAGTTAAGGGAGAGGCTGGACGACGG GGACATCCGGGACCACAAGGACTGGAAGGACCAGCCGGCAGATCGGTGGTTGGGccgaaaggagagaaaggcAGCGTGGGAAATGGTCTACCGGGATTACCCGGACCGAAGGGAGAACcgggcgttgctgctgccgccgaggCGGCCCTTGCTGGACTACCAGGCCCGAGAGGCCGCGAAGGCCCACCGGGTCCAATAGGTCCACCGGGTGTTGGTGTGCCAGGTGCGAAGGGCGAACGCGGCGAATCGGGACGCGACGGTGCGGATGGATCCAAGGGTGACAAAGGAGCCGCGGGAGAGACGGGGTTACGTGGTTTGCCGGGCCTGCCGGGCCTTCCGGGTGCACCGGGTCTTCGAGGATTGCCAGGACCCCCGGGAGAAGCTGGTAGCGGCGGCGGAGGCGCTGGCAACACAGAAGGTGCCGGTACAGGAGGACGCTATTTCGAGAACCTTATGTCATACGGTCATCGCGGACCAGTCGGATATACTGGCATACCCGGTGAAcgaggtgctggtggattGCGCGGACCGGAAGGACCTGCCGGACAGCCGGGATTACCGGGTGTTGACGGTCTACCGGGGCCGCAAGGTGTAGCCGGCCAGCCTGGACAGGTGGGATCACCGGGTGCTCCTGGATTGCCCGGCCATAGCTATACCGAGTCCGATTTACAAGACATCTGCCTTGCCGTGCTCCGGTCTCAGTTGGCTGAATTAACGGAGGGGTTAATTGGTCCACCGGGACCAACGGGTGTACCcgggaaaccgggaaaaccAGGCCTTCCGGGTCGTCCGGGTGAGAAGGGTGAGCGAGGATATCCGGGATTCACCGGTGACCGGGGTATACCGGGGGAACCGGGTCATCCTGGAGTTGCGGGTCCAGCGGGAGAGCGAGGAGAACAAGGTTTACCCGGTGAGAACGGACGGGATGGAGTCGGTATCGTTGGTCCCGTCGGTCCCGTTGGTCTTCCAGGGCTGCCGGGGGAATCGGTGGTTGGACCTCAAGGCCGTCCCGGAGAACGTGGTGAACCGGGTAGGGCAG GACCTCCCGGAGTTCGTGGTGCGACCGGTGTTCCGGGCGTTTGTCCGAATGATTGCTACATggcggccgcagccgccgcccaAAGCTTCCGTGCCAACAATCAGCAAACCAAAGGACCCAACTACTAG
- the LOC125955518 gene encoding calphotin-like — MFSKVFIIAAVCSLLAVAKGHVLTPVGPAVVTAQSSQVFARTYNGFVPFPVPAAAVPAPIPVPAAAVPFPTHAVLVPAPPPPSTFYYPHPVAVPFPVPAVPAVPAVPAPVPAAVPATLVAAAPVAKLVAPVAKVAKLVRPKPFLTTIRYRSVVA, encoded by the exons ATGTTCTCCAAAGTG TTCATCATTGCAGCGGTGTGTAGTCTGTTGGCGGTAGCCAAGGGGCATGTACTTACGCCGGTTGGACCGGCTGTCGTAACGGCACAAAGCTCGCAGGTGTTCGCCCGGACCTACAACGGATTCGTACCATTCCCggtaccagctgctgctgtgccggcACCAATTCCGGTCCCGGCTGCCGCCGTTCCCTTTCCGACACACGCGGTCCTagtgccagcaccaccaccaccttccacgtTCTACTACCCGCATCCGGTAGCCGTACCGTTTCCTGTGCCAGCCGTTCCGGCAGTACCGGCCGTTCCTGCTCCTGTACCGGCCGCCGTACCGGCAACCCTAGTGGCCGCTGCTCCTGTTGCCAAGctggtggcaccggtggcaaaGGTGGCCAAACTGGTACGACCTAAGCCGTTCCTTACGACAATCCGCTACCGATCGGTGGTTGCCTAA
- the LOC125957691 gene encoding cuticle protein 5.1-like — protein sequence MFAKIVLFFGLIVAAVYGKPVIPLAYSSPLVAAPSVAVASSPFVAPYAATAAYAAAPVAAAYTASPYAYSAYPFAAYGSLLL from the exons atgtttgccaaaatt GTTCTCTTTTTCGGTCTGATCGTAGCCGCCGTCTACGGTAAGCCGGTGATTCCGTTGGCATACTCGTCGCCGCTCGTGGCAGCGCCCTCGGTGGCGGTCGCATCTTCTCCATTCGTAGCACCGTATGCAGCCACCGCtgcctatgctgctgctccggttgctgccgCTTACACTGCCTCACCTTACGCCTACAGCGCATATCCTTTTGCTGCTTACGGTTCGCTCCTGCTGTAG
- the LOC125957685 gene encoding cuticle protein 12.5-like has protein sequence MFSKVTIVALLAVVVAVSAKPGGLLPAAPLAYSAVPFAAAAYSAPLAVAPAAVPAVAYTAGYANVGDSAVVTSHNSQVINPAYAAYTAAAPIAYAAAAPAALASPFAYTAPIAAKYVL, from the exons ATGTTCTCCAAAGTG ACCATCGTTGCCCTGCTCGCTGTTGTGGTGGCCGTTAGTGCCAAGCCAGGCggtctgctgcctgctgccccGTTGGCCTACAGTGCCGTACCATTCGCCGCTGCTGCCTACTCGGCTCCGTTGGCCGTTGCACCGGCGGCCGTACCTGCCGTGGCCTACACGGCCGGATATGCTAACGTTGGAGATTCCGCGGTCGTCACCTCGCACAACTCGCAGGTCATCAACCCAGCATACGCAGCCTACACGGCGGCCGCCCCGATCGCttatgccgctgctgctccagctgcgTTGGCTTCACCGTTCGCTTACACTGCACCGATCGCTGCCAAATACGTTCTGTAA
- the LOC125957677 gene encoding protein lethal(2)essential for life-like has translation MSIVPIFFRNWWEDEWDRPLRSSRLLDQHFGSGIGGDDLLGALAAVTEPRHRRHPLNHHHHHHHHGPGRYVRPWHSSCVANTRDSGSTVNVTNDKFQINLDVQQFAPEEISVKYVDKSLVVEGKHEEKEDEHGYISRHFVRRYMLPAGHNENQIESSLSSDGILTITCPRLAIEKKPEKSITITHTGKPSKMAVDQQPNGTQNLETKGK, from the coding sequence ATGTCGATCGTACCGATTTTCTTCCGTAACTGGTGGGAAGACGAATGGGACCGGCCGTTGCGTAGCTCCCGACTTCTGGATCAGCACTTTGGCAGTGGAATCGGTGGAGACGATTTGCTGGGTGCGTTGGCCGCCGTCACAGAGCCACGCCATCGTAGACACCCcttaaaccatcatcatcatcaccaccatcacggtcCAGGACGCTACGTTCGCCCGTGGCACAGTTCCTGTGTGGCCAATACACGCGATAGCGGCTCAACGGTGAATGTTACCAACGAtaaattccaaatcaacctGGATGTGCAACAGTTCGCCCCAGAGGAGATCTCGGTGAAATACGTGGACAAGAGcctggtggtggaaggaaagCATGAGGAGAAAGAAGATGAACATGGATACATCTCGCGCCACTTTGTTCGCCGTTACATGCTGCCGGCTGGCCACAACGAAAACCAGATCGAATCCTCGCTTTCATCGGACGGCATCCTGACCATCACTTGTCCCCGGCTTGCAATCGAGAAGAAGCCCGAGAAAAGCATTACCATAACGCACACGGGAAAGCCATCGAAAATGGCTGTCGACCAACAGCCAAATGGTACACAGAATCTGGAAACCAAAGGCAAATGA
- the LOC125957690 gene encoding 40S ribosomal protein S27 — protein sequence MPLAKDFLHPLPAEEKRKHKLKRLVPHPNSYFMDVKCPGCYKITTVFSHAQSVVVCAGCSTILCQPTGGKARLTEGCSFRRKPY from the coding sequence ATGCCGCTCGCCAAGGACTTTCTGCACCCGTTGCCGGccgaggagaagaggaagcacAAGCTGAAGCGCCTGGTGCCACATCCGAACTCGTACTTCATGGACGTGAAGTGCCCCGGATGCTACAAGATCACCACCGTCTTCAGCCATGCCCAGAGCGTCGTTGTCTGTGCCGGTTGTTCGACGATCCTGTGCCAGCCGACCGGTGGCAAGGCGCGCCTGACCGAGGGCTGCTCGTTCCGCAGGAAGCCGTACTAG
- the LOC125955520 gene encoding cuticle protein 16.5-like yields MFTKLICIAALAISCTSAKPGIVAPVAYAAGPAVVTAQSSQVVARNYNGIAPLAYAAAPAVAYAAAPAAIAKVATPLAYTAAAAPLAYATPYAAPFAAPYAAPYAAPYAAAAPIAAAAYAAPYAAPYAAPYAAAYAAPYAKAFASPLLARAPVQLW; encoded by the exons ATGTTCACCAAACTG ATCTGCATTGCCGCTCTGGCCATCTCGTGCACCTCGGCCAAGCCAGGAATCGTCGCTCCGGTTGCCTATGCCGCTGGTCCGGCCGTCGTGACCGCCCAGAGCTCGCAGGTTGTCGCCCGGAACTACAACGGAATCGCTCCGCTCGCCTATGCCGCTGCGCCGGCTgtcgcttatgctgctgcgccGGCTGCCATCGCTAAGGTGGCCACTCCGCTAGCTtacactgccgctgccgctcccCTGGCCTATGCTACTCCGTATGCGGCTCCGTTCGCTGCCCCGTACGCTGCCCCGTATGCTGCCccgtacgctgctgctgctccgattgCGGCTGCCGCCTATGCTGCACCGTACGCTGCACCGTATGCTGCTCCCTACGCCGCCGCTTATGCTGCGCCATATGCTAAGGCTTTCGCCAGCCCGCTGCTGGCCCGTGCTCCCGTCCAGCTGTGGTAA
- the LOC125957675 gene encoding protein lethal(2)essential for life-like — MSIVPIFFRNWWDDEWDRPLWNSRLLDQHFGGGVTADDLLNVLSSVADTQNRRLQQSQQHRHPSGRYVRPWHSSCVANKRDSGSTVNVTNDKFQINLDVQQFAPEEISVKYVDKSLVVEGKHEEKQDEHGYISRHFVRRYTLPAGHNENQIESSLSSDGILTITCPRLAIEQKPEKTIPVTQTGQPLKILPEKQSKENHSAKPKEGEKMESLQQSQQHRHPSGRYVRPWHSSCVANKRDSGSTVNVTNDKFQINLDVQQFAPEEISVKYVDKSLVVEGKHEEKQDEHGYISRHFVRRYTLPAGHNENQIESSLSSDGILTITCPRLAIEQKPEKTIPITQTGQPQKTIDQKKGEDKMES; from the exons ATGTCGATCGTACCGATTTTCTTCCGTAACTGGTGGGACGACGAGTGGGACCGTCCGCTGTGGAACTCTCGCCTGCTAGATCAACACTTTGGCGGGGGTGTAACGGCTGATGACCTTCTGAACGTACTATCTTCGGTGGCCGATACGCAGAACCGTAGATtgcagcaatcgcagcagcatcgccatccTTCAGGACGCTACGTTCGCCCGTGGCACAGTTCCTGTGTGGCCAACAAGCGGGACAGCGGCTCAACGGTGAATGTTACCAATGAtaaattccaaatcaacctGGATGTGCAACAGTTCGCCCCAGAGGAGATCTCGGTGAAATACGTGGACAAGAGCCTGGTAGTGGAAGGAAAGcacgaggagaagcaggacgaACATGGATACATCTCGCGCCACTTTGTGAGACGCTACACGCTGCCGGCTGGCCACAACGAAAACCAGATCGAATCCTCGCTTTCATCGGACGGTATCCTGACTATCACATGTCCTCGTCTGGCCATCGAACAGAAGCCGGAGAAAACGATTCCAGTCACGCAAACTGGGCAGCCGTTGAAGATTTTACCAGAGAAGCAATCCAAAGAAAATCATTCAGCTAAAccaaaagaaggagaaaagatgGAATC ATtgcagcaatcgcagcagcatcgccatccTTCAGGACGCTACGTTCGCCCGTGGCACAGTTCCTGTGTGGCCAACAAGCGGGACAGCGGCTCAACGGTGAATGTTACCAATGAtaaattccaaatcaacctGGATGTGCAACAGTTCGCCCCAGAGGAGATCTCGGTGAAATACGTGGACAAGAGCCTGGTAGTGGAAGGAAAGcacgaggagaagcaggacgaACATGGATACATCTCGCGCCACTTTGTGAGACGCTACACGCTGCCGGCTGGCCACAACGAAAACCAGATCGAATCCTCGCTTTCATCGGACGGTATCCTGACTATCACATGTCCTCGTCTGGCCATCGAACAGAAGCCGGAAAAAACGATTCCAATCACGCAAACTGGGCAGCCACAAAAGACCATCGATCAAAAGAAAGGGGAAGATAAGATGGAGTCATAA
- the LOC125957686 gene encoding cuticle protein 19.8-like: protein MSAKVVICLVACVLGVASAGVIPVAAPLAAAGVVAPYATSYNAHTVNHAVAAPVVAAAPAAVVAPAARIVAPAPLAYTAAGLPAYSAYTAAGLPAYSAYTALNGLAAPYVF, encoded by the exons ATGTCTGCCAAAGTTGTG ATCTGTCTGGTTGCGTGCGTTCTGGGAGTCGCCTCCGCTGGTGTCATTCCTGTGGCAGCTCCCCTGGCAGCGGCCGGAGTCGTCGCTCCGTATGCCACCTCCTACAACGCGCACACCGTCAATCACGCCGTGGCGGCaccagttgttgctgctgctccagcggCCGTCGTCGCTCCTGCGGCACGGATTGTGGCCCCTGCACCGTTGGCCTATACCGCCGCTGGTCTGCCCGCATACAGTGCATACACCGCCGCTGGTCTGCCCGCATACAGTGCTTACACCGCTCTTAACGGACTCGCAGCCCCTTACGTGTTCTAA
- the LOC125957674 gene encoding protein lethal(2)essential for life-like: MSIVPIFFRNWWDDEWDRPLWNSRLLDQHFGGGVTADDLLNVLSSVADTQNRRLQQSQQHRHPSGRYVRPWHSSCVANKRDSGSTVNVTNDKFQINLDVQQFAPEEISVKYVDKSLVVEGKHEEKQDEHGYISRHFVRRYTLPAGHNENQIESSLSSDGILTITCPRLAIEQKPEKTIPVTQTGQPLKILPEKQSKENHSAKPKEGEKMES; the protein is encoded by the coding sequence ATGTCGATCGTACCGATTTTCTTCCGTAACTGGTGGGACGACGAGTGGGACCGTCCGCTGTGGAACTCTCGCCTGCTAGATCAACACTTTGGCGGGGGTGTAACGGCTGATGACCTTCTGAACGTACTATCTTCGGTGGCCGATACGCAGAACCGTAGATtgcagcaatcgcagcagcatcgccatccTTCAGGACGCTACGTTCGCCCGTGGCACAGTTCCTGTGTGGCCAACAAGCGGGACAGCGGCTCAACGGTGAATGTTACCAACGAtaaattccaaatcaacctGGATGTGCAACAGTTCGCCCCAGAGGAGATCTCGGTGAAATACGTGGACAAGAGCCTGGTAGTGGAAGGAAAGcacgaggagaagcaggacgaACATGGATACATCTCGCGCCACTTTGTGAGACGCTACACGCTGCCGGCTGGCCACAACGAAAACCAGATCGAATCCTCGCTTTCATCGGACGGTATCCTGACTATCACATGTCCTCGTCTGGCCATCGAACAGAAGCCGGAGAAAACGATTCCAGTCACGCAAACTGGGCAGCCGTTGAAGATTTTACCAGAGAAGCAATCCAAAGAAAATCATTCAGCTAAAccaaaagaaggagaaaagatgGAATCGTGA